TGTGGGGACATACAGAAAAAACAACCAGTGCTGAAAGCAAATGAGTGAGGAAAGGGTGGTAAGACCTgtgttcccagcactgccagagacCCTGCGTAAGGGCAGGGGCAATACAGGCAGTTTCCTGCCTGCAAAAGCTAACCCTAAAGACTGATTGACTCAGGACTGGGAATGCAAAGGCACATCATCACCACCACCTCCAtctctgccctggctctgcccagtgTATGCTCATGACACTCCCAGGAGCTCAAGCTCCACAGGCTCTCCTTTCAGCCACCCTGCCACGTTCCCTGGCCTCTCCAGGTACTCACGTCCCTCCGCAGAACTCAATTGAGGTGAtggagcccccagggccagAGGGGTcagacagcagctcctccacagGGATGCCAATGGAAACTACACGGACAGGATCGGGGTAGGTCTCGTCAAAAACTGCCCGAAGTCCTTGGATAGCTTTGGCTTCTGCGAGAGGGCAGTCCTTGGCATACACAGTCTGCAGAGGACAGCAAAGGGATGCAGGTAAGAGCCAGTCCTGTCAGCTGTGACTGAGGGCCCACATTCCCAGGgaatttcttcctctgaaagATCCTAGAAGTGAGGTCTTGTGCCTTACCTGAGCTGGGGTTTGTTGAGCTACAAGAATCACAAAGTTATTAAAATCTCATCTTCAAAACTCCCAATACCACCTGCTCAGACTCCCTGTGTGTTACTGCACATGCAAATGGTTCCAAGCACAGATTCCAGGGTCCTTCAGGGTCAGCTTTGACACTTGGTACCAGACAGAGCAACTCCCCTGCTATTGGGAACACATCACTGGGCTGTCTGTAAACCCAGCCAGGCCTGCAAACCTACTCTGCCAAACTTCCTGGCTCTTGCAACTGATGTGACACTACTGAAGGCATGTGCAACCCTTCAGAGGGCTTGAAACCAATGAACCGAACAATCCATATGGGGTTTTCCCACTCAAAACCCTCTAAAGTGATGGCAATCTGTGCATAGTtctgcaccagcagctcagAATCCTCCTGTGCATGCCAAACTCCCAGCATCCCAGATCACCCAAAACGAGGGCTCAAGGTATACGTGTCACCCATACCCACCTTTGACTCCTCGATCATCTGGTTGGCAATCCCTTCAACTTTCTTGATTTCCTGGGTGGACAGGGCTCCCTTGGCCGTGAAGTCGAAGCGCAGCCGGTCCGGTGCCACCAGGGACCCCCTCTGGTCAGCCTCCCCCAGCACGGAGCGCAGGGCGAAGTTGAGGATGTGGGTGGCCGTGTGGTTGCTCATGACCGGCCTCCGCCTGGCCTGAGGGAGGAAGCCACTGCTGGATGGGGTCCCACACCCCAGAACCACAaccacctccagcagctgaagGGGAGGTGAATGCCCTGCTCCAACAGAATCCTCAACTAGCTCAGGACACCAGAAACAACTGATCACATTTTCTGCCTTGGAGCTTCAGCTACAGGAACAGGTGTTACCCACCAAATCTGTGCATGCCTTTTTTCCTGGCAGCTCCCTTGTTTGGCCTGTGTGGAAAGAGGCCAAGGATAGATCAGGAACAGATAACTAATCTCTGTTCCTCAGCAGGGAAAAGCACTTCAAGATGGAAGCCTTCCCTCTTCCTCTAAAGGTGCTGCCCTTATAGGGAAGGGAAATGCATCAAGTTGACTGTGCTCAACCCAGAACTCAGCAAGCTGAGCCCACAGAAGCAATGTTTGGAGTGGGGCAGACAGCTCAGGCTCTCTGATGTTATTCCCACATTGTGGAGCACCACACATGTTCTCCCTGCAAGTCATGACCCAAAATGTGTTTCTGCCTGTGACCAGCAAACCCAGGAAGAGTGGCTCTGAGCTAGCTGGGCATTATCTGCCTCATGGTAAGAGAAGGCCAGGTGTGAAGCAGGAGAGACTTGGAGTCAGCCAGACACTGCTTGATCATGTgatgcagggagagcaggaccCAAACATCAGGCCCCCAGAGTGGCACCAATGAAAAGAAACGAGACAAAACccagagaaaagagacaagCCCTTGTGTTACACCATGTTTTAACTCACCTCATCAATAGTCAGGTGGACCTGATCTCCTACTTTCAAGCTCCCATACAAAGTTCCTATATGGAGCACGTAGCCTCCCCGGACCTGAACGTTCTTCACAGTGAATTCTGTTTTCTGTACAAAGAGGGAAATGCCCCATGTGAGCAGGGTGAGAGGCCAAGGGGAGACATCCAGCCAGAGGTCTGACCTGCAACTGGAAAGGTCCCAGCTGAGAGCCAGagtagtgtgtgtgtgtgctggagaaagctgagcatccccaggcacagcacacagcaaagcagagaagtTAATGAAGGCAGGGCACAGAAAGAGCTCCCCACCTCAGCTCCCCATCTTGACTTGAGAGCACTGCCCTTGGGCTTGGCAatcccagcaccaccaccagaGGCACCCACATTCTGGTGATAGCAGCACAGAACTGAGCTCCTCAAGGAGCAAGGGGAACAAAACTCCAGCACATCCACGCCATTCTGCGCCCCCAGAAAGGAACCCTGTGCAATGTGTGACATCTGACATGGATGGGAAATGCCCAGGCCCCGAGTCAGATTGAGTCTAGCAAAAGGCTCTCAGGCCCACTCACATCCTCTCTGCTGTCGTCATCCTTGACCATGTAGCCCTGGTCATAGATCTGCCCACCCTGCTCGGCGTAGAAGCAGGTCCGGTCCAGCACTATGCCACATTCCTGGCCAGTGGATGCCTCCTCCACAAACTTCTTCTCCCTGCGGATGGCTTTCACTGTGGCCACGAGGCTCCCAAAATCTGCCACCAGGATGACAGGCAGTGTCAGTAAAACAGGAAAACCTTGTAGACACCACATGGGAGCAGAATATTATAGCAACATCTGCCAGTTATTGCAGGAGATTATTGTTAGCTCATGGCAGCTAACACATTTTCAGGGGATAAGAAGAGAGGAGTAAGGCAACAGTCAGTTTGAAATTTCATTTAGTGCCCTCCAAGGCAGGGTCTGTCACTGCCTTCACATCTATGCAGCAAAAGTCAGCAGCACACATGGCTATGAGCCTGCAGCCTCCTGAATCTCCATCAAATCAAAAAACTAGCAGGAGAGCCAGAGCAAGCAAGCCAAGGACCCTCCAACAGGCCAAGCAGAAactgcagcctcctgcagcaatggcaaaggagcagctgaagaaCACCATCATAAGAGTGTGGAGACataaagctgaaggaaaaggaattcCTTTAATTTGGCAACAGCAGTACAGTAGCCCCTGAACAGTGTGTCCCCTTTCTCTGCTCAATTAGTAACAAGCAGACTATTCACCTGCACAACCTCCCACTTCCAACTCCATGTCCCAGGAAAGGGGAGCCCAGAGGTAcatgccagggaaggtttagtAGGAGAACATGATGTGAGAAGTTTTTTTCATACCATAGGTACCGCTCAGATCTGAAGCATAGTTGTATTTTGGTGAGTCATCTGTCACCTCCAGCCCTTGGGCTCTCAGCTCTTCAATGGCATAGATGTCCAGCATGAGGAGATCTTCCCCTCCAGCACCCTTGCCCTGCGATTTGAGCTGCCAATGAACAAGGTTTGAGAAATGACCTGCCAAATACCAAGGTTTAAGAAACACCAATGCATGCCAGCCTAGTTGCATATCTCACTCACATCCCTCAGCACTCCCTGATTTagagctctgccctgggaagctgtgTGCCAGCACCTGGAGTGTGCCAATTTTTCTGGCTTCAGAGCACCCAGTTCCAGCATGCAGACCAAGTGGGCCCGAGCCCAGTAAGGACCAGGCAAGTACCCAGCTAGTCAATGccactccctgctgctgcagcaaacaTATTGGGAAATGCACCCAAGGCGCAGGCCTGCCTGGATACTGAGCCTTGGACAGGGAATAACTTCCCTAACCAGAACAGAACAGCAGAAGTGCTCCCAGCACTCCGCTATCTCTGTCTGAAGGCTGAGCTCAAGGTTCTAGGCTTTGCTAGTGAGCAGAACCAACTCCAGCTGTACAGAAAAGACATGTCCCACAGCAACTGCAGTTGTCCTGGTTTTTCCCACGAGGCAAACCATACAGCATGTGGGATGTGAGCAGACTCAGTGAGAAAGGAGCAACTTATGACTGCAAACTGCAAGGAAGGGAATTCTTCCTGCCCACTCATAAACTAGCTTCCCCTGGAGCTGTTACCCACCTGAGCATTTTTTCGCTCTTCTTCAAAACCGTCCATGTCTACAACAAGGCCCTTCTCCTCTGCAATCAGCCCAGTGAGATCCGCAGGGAAACCATAGGTGTCATACAGCAGCCAGGCAGTGTCACCTGCAGAGAAAGGGCAAAGCAGTCACCTCTCATGTTCCATGAGAcactgctcccttccctgcttcccCACTGGCTCTGAACTATGGCAGGACAATGAACAGGTCTGGAGAACGTGAACATCCAAAAGGCTCCTCCCTGACAGCACAGAGATGTGTGTCTGGGCAGCTTAGAAACCTCAGCAAGTGAGCACAGGCCAGAGGAGAGACGGGTGGTTCAGCTCTAAGAGATGTTTTCTGACTCCAACTTTGTCTCCCTACCACCTTCCACCACCTCTAATTTTCCcaccctttcccttcccccaaCTTCCCTAAGCCCTTACATAATCCCAGATAACAAATGACTTTTGCTGCATCTAGACAGAAGTCACAGCCTTACCAGGAATGACTTTACTGTCCCCAAGGCTCTGGATCTTCCTGTCCAGGATGCGACGGCCTCTGGTTAGTGTTTTCAGGAACTGATCCTCTTCTTCATTGATAATGTCCTTTACCATATCTGGGTCCTTCTTCAGCTCAGGAAAGGCATCTCCCTGCAGACCCAGGAGGAGGAGCCCTTCAACATGGAGAACTACATACCTCAGCAGAGGAAGTCTTAAGCAGACACAGTGGAATAGGAGAACTTACCAGTGACTGCACCACCACATCAACCAGAGTAGCAAAGAAACCCTTGGGGGCATTGAGCTTCTCATGGGAGTAGCGCACAGCCCGTCGGAGAATCCGCCTCAGCACATACCTAGGGAATAGCAGAGACCCCCATGCAAATGTTACACATCTGAGTTGTTCTCAGGGGCTCCACCAGCATCCACCTACCAGCACTCCCCTCCCAGGACCAAGAGCACAGGGTTTTCTCTTGTTTTACCTCATGGTAACAGCAAGGCACAGGTGAGGTGCTAGGCCCCAGCTCCATGACCCACATTCACTGTGTGCTTATGGAGTCCActggcacctgcagcacagccccccaGCCCAAAATTCCTTGCTTTTTCAACAGGAACACTGCACCAAGCTGGGCTTTGTGCCTTGCTGCCCACAGTCATGTTATCTGAGGGCTGGTACATCAGCAATGGTGCTCACAAGAACCTTCAGACTCGTGCATCATGGTCTTCTGGGTGAACCTTACTACAGCGACTCAAGCATCAAATATCCTGAGCAAACACTCTGCTACCCACTGCATTAATGATGAATCCAAAGAGATCCCAGAGACACAGGAGATCCCAGAGCCTTGAGGGAAACCATGCAGAACAGAATGGGAGTGGTGACaatgcagcagctccttcttACCCTCTGCCAGTGTTGTCAGGCCTGCCCCCGTCCGAGAGGGCCAGGGTGATGGTCCGTGCATGGTCAGCCAGCACACGGTAGGCCATGTCTATTCCATCAGCATCCTCGGCCCCGACCTGCCCCAGGTACGGCCTGGCACCTGTGCCCTTTGCAGAGGAGaaggcagtgggcagagggtACAATTACTGGCAGTGGCACCATGGCAGAATTACAGGGAAGGGCCTCAGAAGCCAAGCCAACCCCACCACCCACAGCCACAGAGGGGAATATTCCTCTTGGAAAGAGGTGATGTAGTGAACCTAGGGAGGCACAGAGCTGATGGCCCTACATGGTGCCATGGCCCACATCTCAATGGCCAAAAGCTCTCTAAaccaaagggaagaaaatccaATTTATCCCATCATTAAGAGCccaagagagaggaagagggagagtACAGGGAAATCATTTGTTTTGCACATTGGCTCAGGGACTCCAAACTGGCATAACCTGCCCAGCCAAGAAACCTTTCAATTTCTGTCACAGAGGAGATGGTCCCAGCTTTCCTCTTTTAGGATGTTTTTATCCATACCCTAGGGAAAGATACTGCTGTAACCATGCACTGCTTGCACACAGTGCAAACCGCCCGCCATGGGCACAGTCCCTCCAGCCAGGCTCCCAGAACACAGGAGGAAAGCAGACAAGGACACAGGGGCTGTGTCTAGCCAGTGGACTTAACACTGAAAAAAGGCAGCTCTCCAATTCCAACTCTGGAGCTTGGCACCTCATTCCTTAGAGGTAGCAGGAGCCTGGGCTCATCTCTCTGCATTTTATCCAGCATGATCTGCAGTCAGGAAGCTCTGCCTCCtccatggaggaaaaaaaaaaggcttagatctgcacacagagctcccagcaTGGGTAACATGGTCCCCATCCAGAACAATGCAGCAACAGCACACAGGTTCTGACAGTGACTGTTGTGGTTTATGGCAAAGCACTCCTGGCTAAGGGAATTTTCTACATTCTGGGTTAGCAGTACCATGTGCTCTCTAGCATGTTTCAAAAAGATGGCACTTGGCCATGTTGGACTGCAAAGTATCTCCCACTGGGAGAGGACCAAGGAGTGTCCATTAGGACAGTTCACAGAAATTGGGAAAGCTGCACCACTCACTGTTGTGTTTTCCCCTGGAAACATGTCCCAGGGCAGCACTTACTGTGCTAGCCTGGCTTCCTACCCTCAGCAAAGTGCAAATGTGTGGGgctcacagcagctgggaaagcagagacCACCCTGTCCAAGCAGTCCCATACATCTCCCCAAGAATTCAGGGAATGGATACAGCTCAGTCAGGCTTCAGTTCATACCTTTTGGATGGCTTCAAagtaaggaaggaaaaggtCAGTGTCATAGTTGGACATCTtgttctgcagcacagaaaccaGCCTCTCCAGGCCCATCCCAGTATCAATACTTTTCTTAGGAAGGGGTTTCAGTGTCCCATCAGCTTCCCTGCCAAAGAAAGGTGAGATGTTATGGATGGAGGCTCTGCAGGGGGAACCCCATTTCTCTCCATCTCCGTAAGATTTAGTTCCATCTGATTTGTGACACAGGCCCATGCACAAGCCACACAAAGGACAACTTTGATAAAATACAGTTAACAAGACCCTCAGCAACAACTCAGACCCAGAACAGACAACAACTTATTCCCTACTGAACACCTGGCagataaacagagaaaatattctcAGTTTGTCCCAACAGCAGTGTGACCAACCTCTTCTGCACCAGTGGACAAGGGGACAGAGCATGACAAAGTGTTCAGCTGCTGGATAACTGGGAATGGCGAGTAAGCCATGGGCAGCTGAACGAAAAGACAGCCCAAGCAGCCTCCCAAACTGAGCTGGAGCAACCTGGCTCACCTGGAAGCAGGTCTGGCTCACCTATTGAACTGTATGAACACCAGGTTCCAGATCTCCAGGACGTTGGGGTCATCCTGATTGACCAAGTGTGAAGCATCTCTGTCCCCAATCCGGTCATAGTGGATCTCGCTGCAAGGGCCACAGGGGCCAGTGTCTCCCATTTCCCAGAAATTGTCCTTCATATTGCCAGGCAGAATCCTGCCCTCAGCCAGCCtgtaagaaaacatttattgaaCAACAGAGACTAACTAAAAGAATTCACCAAACTAAAGGGTATGCCAGAGAAACCACAGCTCACTAGTTCCCTAGATGTGCTGATGAATTCTTAGTGTCCTGAGACACATCAATACAAGAGTCTAGTGCTCAGGGGATTGTTCAGAGCCCCCTGCTGAGGGGATCAAGTGAACACTGGCACCTGGCAGTCATCCCAGGTGGAGACAGAGATTTACACAATACCTCAGTAAAGCCATCAGCAAAAAGACACTGATGGGATGAAGAACCTCCCctatgagaaaaggctgagagaatgTGGAttgttcagcatggagaagagaaggctctggaatTAACTTGTTGCGGCCTTTCAGTACCCAAAGAGGACTACAAGAAATCTGGAGAGGAACTGTTTAGaagggcatggagtgatagGAAAAGGGCGTTAAACTAAAGAGGGCAGATGCACATTATATATTATGAATAAATTCTCCACTGTAAGCATAgtgaggcagtggaacaggctgcccagagaagctgtgtctgccccatcccaggaagtattcaaggccaggttggacagggcttggaacaagatgagctgtaaggtcccttccaacccaaaccattctacagttctatgattccatgatcttCTCAAACGCTGTCAGTGGCAGTGCACTGGGCAGGACATTCCATCTCACCAAGCAGGACTCTTAAGCAGACACAAGAGATTTTGAAACCAGAGCTTTCAGTATCTTCTATCTAATATGAATACTTCCCTTTGGTTTGGAAGCTCCAACACTCTGCAAAAGTTATTTGTGACACTTCAATTTTGTTGAAGTCTCCTTTTATATGTGTTCTGCCACATAACACAGGCCATCATTGAGTCATAGaaacatttaggttggaaaagacctttcagatcatcaagtccaactgttacTCCAATACTTCCAAactcaccactaaaccatggcCCAAAGTTCCACAGCTACATAGCTTTAAAATCCCTTCAGGAACGTTGACTCCACCAttgctctgagcaacctgttctcttctgcttctgtaaatattttttttcctaatatccaagcCAAATAAATTACTATTGCTCATCAAAACATGCACCTTCCTCAGTGAAAGGCCTTACCCCAAATCCAACCAGATCTGCTTGCACTCCAGGTCTGGTTGCAGTC
This Vidua chalybeata isolate OUT-0048 chromosome 11, bVidCha1 merged haplotype, whole genome shotgun sequence DNA region includes the following protein-coding sequences:
- the AARS1 gene encoding alanine--tRNA ligase, cytoplasmic, which produces METPLTASQIRQRFIDFFRENKHTYVHSSSTIPLDDPTLLFANAGMNQFKPIFLNTIDPSHPLAKLSRATNTQKCIRAGGKHNDLDDVGKDVYHHTFFEMLGSWSFGDYFKELACKLALELLTKEFGIPAERLYVTYFGGNEAAGLQPDLECKQIWLDLGLAEGRILPGNMKDNFWEMGDTGPCGPCSEIHYDRIGDRDASHLVNQDDPNVLEIWNLVFIQFNREADGTLKPLPKKSIDTGMGLERLVSVLQNKMSNYDTDLFLPYFEAIQKGTGARPYLGQVGAEDADGIDMAYRVLADHARTITLALSDGGRPDNTGRGYVLRRILRRAVRYSHEKLNAPKGFFATLVDVVVQSLGDAFPELKKDPDMVKDIINEEEDQFLKTLTRGRRILDRKIQSLGDSKVIPGDTAWLLYDTYGFPADLTGLIAEEKGLVVDMDGFEEERKNAQLKSQGKGAGGEDLLMLDIYAIEELRAQGLEVTDDSPKYNYASDLSGTYDFGSLVATVKAIRREKKFVEEASTGQECGIVLDRTCFYAEQGGQIYDQGYMVKDDDSREDKTEFTVKNVQVRGGYVLHIGTLYGSLKVGDQVHLTIDEARRRPVMSNHTATHILNFALRSVLGEADQRGSLVAPDRLRFDFTAKGALSTQEIKKVEGIANQMIEESKTVYAKDCPLAEAKAIQGLRAVFDETYPDPVRVVSIGIPVEELLSDPSGPGGSITSIEFCGGTHLQNSSHAGPFVIVSEEAIAKGIRRIVAVTGAEARKALRKVDSLRKLLSALEAKVKVQTAPNKDVQKEITDLGETLATAIIPQWQKDELREAVKALKKVMDDLDRASKADIQKRVLEKTKQVIESHPNQPWVIMEMENGASAKALNESLKLFKTNSPQTAAMLFAVDNEAGRITCLCQVPQETANKGLKASQWVQEVSGLMDGKGGGKDISAQATGKNVGCLQEALKLATDFARLRLGELKN